DNA from Pirellulales bacterium:
CGCGAGGCTTCGCCAACTGCTGCGGCCGATCATGCGGCGGATTTCACAAAACTCCTCACCGAATTCGAGCACGCTCGTACACGATTCAGCGAAGAACTAATGGCGGCTCAAACCGAGGCGCAGTCGCACTTCGCATCGCTGGCTCAGGCGGCCGCGGCGGAACTGGCACAGGCCCGATCGCAAATGAGCGCCGCCAGCGAAGAGCTCGCCCGCGAGCGCCAACGACTTGCCGACGTCACGGAGCCGCTCCTCTTGGCCGCGGTAGCCGCGGCGCCGCGGATCGCAGAGGCGCCACAGGCCATCCGCACACCGACCGCCGGCGTGCCGGTCGAGAGTGCGGCGGCGAGCCCGATTGCGGAAGTGCCATCTGTGCCAGCGCAAATGACCGATGCAGCGGCGCCCGCCGTAAGTACTGCTGCGCCGTCTGAGGACGAATCCGGCGGCTGGTGGGGCGAGTTGCAGCAGTTGCGGCGCGGTTTGTCGAAGGCGGTGCAAGGACAGGGAGATGCCGCTCCTCGTCGCGCGAAGTCCCCTGCCACGAGTTGATCAGCAGTCCTTCGGAACAAGGCGGAGCAAGAACGAACATGGTCGCTACCGAAGATCACGTGCGACTCACTCCTGTGCATGCGTTGTCACGCCAGGGCGCGGAAGTCGCCGAAGAACTGGCCGACAACCAGCAGGTGGATCACCAACTATTGTTGGGGCGCACGGCCGCGGGATCCGATCCGGTCGAGCAGTTGGGCATCCTCGACGACGCCGTCTTCGAGGCGATCGCCGGACGCACCGACGCGCTTGTCGGGCTGAAACGCCTGTGGCCCGAAATCAAAGCCAGCCTCGGCCCGACGCTGCTCGAAGAATCGCGCGAGCAATACGTGCGTTACGCACTGCGCGTGTGGCGCGACGCGGTAGACGTCGACGGACTGCACAACCCGGCGGCCGCCCTTGCCGTCGTGGACGTCATGTCGTTATTGTTCGACGAGTGACAACGTCTCGCGAAAACGCCGGAACAGGTAGTGGCTGTCGTGCGGCCCCGACGATGCTTCGGGGTGATATTGCACGCTGAAGGCCGGGAACTCGCGATGCCTGACGCCCTCGATCGTGTCGTCGTTCAGGCTGCGGTGCGTTACTTCGAGCGACGCGGGCAATGAGGCTTCGTCGACGGCAAAGCCGTGATTCTGCGCCGTGATTTCCACGGTCCCGTTCTCCAGGTTCAAGACCGGCTGATTCGCGCCGCGGTGGCCGAACTTCATCTTGAAGGTCTTCGCCCCGCAGGCCAGCGAAAGTAACTGGTGCCCCAGGCAAATGCCGAAAATCGGCACCTGGCCCAGCAGGCCTTGAATCGTCTGGATGGCGTATTCGAGTGGTTCCGGATCGCCGGGTCCGTTGGAGAGAAAAACGCCGTCGGGCTTTTGCGCGAGCACCTGCGCGGCCGTGAACGTGCCCGGGAGCACCGTCACCCGGCATCCTTGGTCGTGCAAGTGCCGGGCGATGTTCCATTTCATGCCGTAGTCGAGCGCGACAATATGCGGGCGAGTGTCGCTTGCAGGCGTCGAATCGTCACCCAAGATGGCCCAAGGGCTAAGCGGTTCGCTCCAGTTTTTCGCGTCGCTGGGCACCACCTCGCGCACCAGGTCGCGACCGACCAGGCCGCGGCTCGCCCGGGCCTTGGCCACCAGGCTGGCGTCATCGAGATCGGTGGTCGATAGCACGCCCTTCATGGCGCCGCGATCGCGTATGCGGCGCACCAGGGCGCGCGTGTCGATGTCGGCCAGGCCCATGATGCCGGCCGCGACCAGATAATCGTGCAAACCGCCCTCCGCGCGGAAGTTGCTCACGCGCCGACTCAGTTGGCGGACGACAAAGGCCGACAAATGCGGGCGGCCGCTTTCGACATCTTCGGCGTTGACGCCGTAGTTGCCGATCTCGGGATAGGTCATCGTCACGATCTGCCCACGATAGCTCGGATCGGTGACGATTTCCTGGTAGCCGGACATCGACGTGTTGAAGCACACCTCGCCGTCGACCTCGCCCGCAGCGCCGAACGAGGTGCCGGTGTAAACGGTGCCGTCTTCCAGCGCGAGCTTGGCGATCGGGGGATGATTCATGCGACGTTCTGTCCGGTTTTTGTTGAATGATTCGACCAACGTTCAGGCATTGCCGGTTGTAGCGGTCTGATGTACATGCGCCGCCCGCCGCGCAGCAGAGCCGCTAAAGTCGCGCGGCTTACCATCCCGATACCCTCCCAATGGCTGTGGGTCTCCGGAACGTTGCCGCACTAGGGCCGCTCCGGACAGCCTTTACGAGGGTCCTTGCCCCGGCGAGCAAGGGCCCTCGATTTTTTTGCGTCCTCGCTTTCCCGGCCGCACGCGCAGCACCACCAGCGCAGCTCCGGAAACTTCCGGGAAGATTATAGGGCGAAGCTGCCGGCGCGCGTAGCGCCTCGGCGACCTTGACGACCGAGCGATTCCGAGGGCCAATATTTAGCCCGACACCGGCCGTGCCGCGCGCTCGGCCTTCGGTTCGCCGCGCGTTTCAGCTCCCAGGCAGCGGCCGATTTGCCGCACCGCCTGGCGCAGCCGGCTTTCGTTTTCCACGAGCGCCATGCGCAAGAAACCTTCGCCGGCCGGGCCAAAGCCCGAGCCAGGGCTCACCGCAACGTCCCCTTCTTCGAGTAGCTTCATGGCGAAGCTCAGCGTATCCATGCGCTGGCGCCAGATGTCGGGAATCTTGGCCCAGACGAACATGCCGGCCCGCGGCGGCGTGATGTCCCAGCCGATGCGGCGTAGGCCTTCGACCAGCACGTCGCGGCGATGCTGGTAGATCGCGGCCTGGGCTTCGACCGCGGCTTCGGTATGGCGGAGCGCTACGATCGCGGCCACCTGGATCGCCTGGAACATGCCGTAATCGTAGTAGGCCTTGATGGTGCCCAGGGCCCGCACCATTTCAGGGTTGCCGGCGCAGAAGCCCACGCGCCAGCCAGCCATGTTGTAACCCTTGCTCATGGTCGTGAATTCAACGCCCACGTCGACCGCGCCCGGGGCCGCCAGAAAGCTGGGGGGCCGATAGCCGTCGAAAGCCACATCGACGTACGCCGCGTCGCTAATCACCATGAAGCCGTAGCGCCGCGCCAACTTCACCACCTCGACGAAAAACTCCGGCTCAACCGTCACGCTCGAGGGATTGTGCGGGTAGTTGATGATCAGCAGCTTCGGCGCGGGATGCAGGTGCTGACACGTGTAGGCCACGTTCGAGAGGAACTTCTCGCAATCGGCCACTTCCAGCGTGATGACATTGCCCGAGGCTAGCGTGACGGCATGCGCGTGCGCCGGAAACGTGGGCGCCGGCACGATCGCCGTGTCTCCGGGGCCCATCAGGGCCAGGCACATGTGGCTGAAACCTTCCTTCGAGCCCAGGCAGACGATGATCTCGCTCTCGGGGTCGAGCCGCACGCCGTACCTTTTGAGATATTTGCTGGCCACCTCGCGACGGAGGTTCATGATACCCGTCGACTGGCTGTAGCCGTGATTCGCGGGGTCGCGGGCCGCCTCGACAAGCTTCTCGATCACCTGATCCTGCGGCGGGTCCGTGGGATTTCCCATGCCCAGGTCGATTACGTCGTCGCCGGCGCGCCGTTTTTTGTACAAAAGCGCGTTGATACGCCCAAAAAGGTAGGGCGGCAGCCGATTCATGCGCTCGGCCAGACGGACCTTGAAGGGCGCGTAGCCATCGTCGTCCAGAGGAGACGAAGCAGGATCGTTCATCGGAGAACCCGGCTCGAGAATGGGCGCAGGCGCGCCGCCAGGCGCGTCCCAGCACTCAAAGATACAACTCCACCAGCGTTTGGAAAACAGGGCGAATCGCCATCCAGCGTCCCCAGTATCGGCAAAATAGGGCATCTGGCGCCGCGCGGCACACAAATGATCCGCGTTTGCCGAGCATGACGCCGGCAACAGGACGTCGGCCGCCGGTGGCAGGTTCGCCGGCTGGTTGAAACCGCGGTTGTCCGGAAAACGACACGCTGGGCTTTGGGGGTGAAAAATCCCCCCAAAATTCTATTGACGACAGTGGTCGTTGCGATAGGCCAGGCCGCACGTAGCGGCGCGGCACTCGCAGCGGCTTGGTTTCTGCTCAGGCGCGCCGCGCTCTCGCGTCGCTGCCGAAGCTGGAAAGTGCCATGTTCAACCGCACGCCAGGTGTCACGCGCGAAGGCCTCGCTCGTTTGAAGCGAGCGAGGCCGTGGCTCTACACGAGTGGCGATGCGAAATAATCCGGGCGCGCCAGCCGCCGGCCGCTATTTCAACAGCGGCGTGGTCGGACTCGCACCTGGCTTCATGCCCGTCGGCAGGCGGCTGGGTGCGGGCCCCGCGTGCGAGCCGCGCGGCACGTTCGGATCGACCGGCATCTCGGCGCCGGTGCGCTGGAACATGGCCCGCTCGTCCTGTTTGCCGGTCTGGGTGGTGCCGGCCAGGTAATTGTCGATCGTGGCAGCGTCTTGAATCTTGGCGAATTCTTCGGCCATCTCGACGCGCAACTTTTTGTCGCGGACGTCGTCGGCGATTTGCTGGCGAACCTCTTCGAACTTCGCGCCCACCGGCTTTGTGCGTCCTTCGCAGAAGAGGATCACGAACTTCTCGCCCAGTTGCACGATGCCCGACATCTCGCCGGCGCGCAGCGAAAAGGCTTCCTGCTCCAGCAGCGGCCGACCGCTGAAGCGCTGAATCGGCGGCACTTCCCCTTCGAGGGCGTTGCTGCCCGCCTCGATCGAGTATTGGGCGGCCAGCTTGCCGAACTGTTTGGCGGCTTCGTCGATGGCGGCCTTCACCTCGGGCGAAGGTTCGACCCACACGCCGCCGGCCAGTTTTTCGGCCGGGCGCTTGGCGAGCTTTTCGATCGCGGGAATTTTGCGCGCCAGCTCCCACACTTCCTGGGCGCGGCGCTGATGATTCAGCACGATCGCCCGCACGCGCACGCGCGGACCGTAATTGGCGTCAAAGCCCTTGTGCAGGTCTTCTTCGGAGACCTGGATCTTGTCGCCGACCAGTTTCTTCAGCGCCACTTCGGGCCAGATCACTTCGTGCAGGTACACCTCCCAGGTCATGTCCTGCTCTTCCATCACGTACTTGCGCCATGCTTCCAGATCGGGTTTGCCGTCGGCGCGCGGCTTCACGCCGATCGACGCCGCCCGCATCACCTCGACGTCCATGTCTTGCGCCGTGACTTGGATCTTCCGTTTCTGGCAGGCTTGCTCGACCAGGCGGTGGTTGATCAGCCCTTTCAAGCTTTCCTTGCCGTGCCGCTCGATGCATTCCTCGGCCAACTCTTGCATCGTGATCGGGTGGCCGTTGACCTTGGCGGCGACTCCCGGATTGGCGGCCCGCTTTTGCGGATCGTTGTAGATATTCTCCACGACCGTCTGCTTTTGCAATTCTTCGAAGACATCCTTGGCGGCCAACCGCAGCTTCTTGTCGCGAATCGCCTCGGTCAGCAGTTTTTGCACCTGCTCCATCGGCACCGGCCGCGCGGGAATCAGCGCCTCGCACTTCATGAAGACGAACTGGTTCTGAACCTGGAAGACCTCCGAAATGTCGTTCTCTTTCATGGAGAAGGCGACTTTTTCGATCGTCGCGTCGCCCATGTGCGGACGAACCGGCTGGATCATGCCCTTGGCGCTGGCGCTACCGGCGTCTTCGGAATGCTCCTTGGCGATGTTGCCGAACTCTTCGGGGTTCTTCATCACTTCGGCGCGCAGGGCCTGTGCTTTTTTGGGATCGGTAGTCGTGATCACACGGACCTGCACGGCCGGCCCGAACTGCGTCTCATAGGCTTCTTGCAGATCCTGCTGCGTCACCTGCAGGCGCGAGTCGGCCAGCTTGCGCAGGGCGATCGTCGGCCAGATGATGTCCTTGGCGTATTGCGCCGTCGTGATGCCGCGCTCGTCCTTGAGCAGGCTCAACCACTGCTCGGTGGGCATGCCGAAGCGGTCGGCCATGCGGTCGATCTCGGCGTCGACCTCCTTGGTCGTCACCACGATGTTCCGCATCTTGCAGTGCTCGGCAATGAGATACTTGTTCGTCAGGCTTTCGAGAACTTCCTTGCCATGATGCAACATGCATTCGCGCGCCAAGTCATCGCGCGTGATCTGCTGATTATTGACGACCGCCATGACGCGCATCTTCTGCTCGGGCGGTTTGGCCGCGTTAGCAGCGGTCGGCGCTTTGCTGGGGCCCTTGGCGGCCTGCGCCGCCGGCGGGCCGGCGTCGGCCGGCGCGGGTCCCCACATCGTGCGCACCGCGATGGCGGTGCCGACGATCGAAAGCGTTCCAGCGATAAGAGCCAGTCGGCTCTTCCAAGATGTGCGCGGGCGTGCCTGCGGCGCTGCGGCTTCCATGCCTGACATGGCCAATGTCTCCGGTCGTTGGGTCGTGGGCGCGAAGGGCCTGGGGCGGGAAGCCCAAATCCTTCGCTCGCGGGATCAGTGGGCGGGGGAGTATAGGAAAGGCGGCCGAAAGGGGTCAAGGCCGATGGCGCCACACACGCACCACGATCCTAGCGGGTCGCTGTCACCGCTTGCGACTCGGGACGTTCAGCCCTTGCGCAAGCCCGCGATGGCGGCCTTGATCACGTCCGGCACGTTGCTCGTGATCATGTCGACGCCGAAGCTTACGAGTTCCTTCGCTCGCCCTGGATCGTCGACCGTCCAGACGCTGGCGCGCAATCCGCGCTCGTGCAGGGCGTCGACATGTGCTTTCGTGAGATGCTTGTTGTTCCAGCCGGCGAATGCGGCGCCGAACGACTGCATTTCGTCGAGCTGCGCGGCGGAAATGTCGTGCTCGCCGAGGGCACCGAGGACGAGCGTCGGCGACAGCCGTCGGCACTCGCGCAGGTAATCCCAATCGAACGCCATGACCGCGACGCTGGCGACACAGTGTCGACGGTTTACCAGGTCGACGAACGTCGCGGCGTCGCCTGCCTTGCGCTCGATGAGCGGCAGCGAGCCGGCCAGGATCGCATCGAGCGCCTCTTCCAACGTGG
Protein-coding regions in this window:
- the carA gene encoding glutamine-hydrolyzing carbamoyl-phosphate synthase small subunit yields the protein MNHPPIAKLALEDGTVYTGTSFGAAGEVDGEVCFNTSMSGYQEIVTDPSYRGQIVTMTYPEIGNYGVNAEDVESGRPHLSAFVVRQLSRRVSNFRAEGGLHDYLVAAGIMGLADIDTRALVRRIRDRGAMKGVLSTTDLDDASLVAKARASRGLVGRDLVREVVPSDAKNWSEPLSPWAILGDDSTPASDTRPHIVALDYGMKWNIARHLHDQGCRVTVLPGTFTAAQVLAQKPDGVFLSNGPGDPEPLEYAIQTIQGLLGQVPIFGICLGHQLLSLACGAKTFKMKFGHRGANQPVLNLENGTVEITAQNHGFAVDEASLPASLEVTHRSLNDDTIEGVRHREFPAFSVQYHPEASSGPHDSHYLFRRFRETLSLVEQ
- a CDS encoding aminotransferase class I/II-fold pyridoxal phosphate-dependent enzyme, with the translated sequence MNDPASSPLDDDGYAPFKVRLAERMNRLPPYLFGRINALLYKKRRAGDDVIDLGMGNPTDPPQDQVIEKLVEAARDPANHGYSQSTGIMNLRREVASKYLKRYGVRLDPESEIIVCLGSKEGFSHMCLALMGPGDTAIVPAPTFPAHAHAVTLASGNVITLEVADCEKFLSNVAYTCQHLHPAPKLLIINYPHNPSSVTVEPEFFVEVVKLARRYGFMVISDAAYVDVAFDGYRPPSFLAAPGAVDVGVEFTTMSKGYNMAGWRVGFCAGNPEMVRALGTIKAYYDYGMFQAIQVAAIVALRHTEAAVEAQAAIYQHRRDVLVEGLRRIGWDITPPRAGMFVWAKIPDIWRQRMDTLSFAMKLLEEGDVAVSPGSGFGPAGEGFLRMALVENESRLRQAVRQIGRCLGAETRGEPKAERAARPVSG
- a CDS encoding peptidylprolyl isomerase — encoded protein: MSGMEAAAPQARPRTSWKSRLALIAGTLSIVGTAIAVRTMWGPAPADAGPPAAQAAKGPSKAPTAANAAKPPEQKMRVMAVVNNQQITRDDLARECMLHHGKEVLESLTNKYLIAEHCKMRNIVVTTKEVDAEIDRMADRFGMPTEQWLSLLKDERGITTAQYAKDIIWPTIALRKLADSRLQVTQQDLQEAYETQFGPAVQVRVITTTDPKKAQALRAEVMKNPEEFGNIAKEHSEDAGSASAKGMIQPVRPHMGDATIEKVAFSMKENDISEVFQVQNQFVFMKCEALIPARPVPMEQVQKLLTEAIRDKKLRLAAKDVFEELQKQTVVENIYNDPQKRAANPGVAAKVNGHPITMQELAEECIERHGKESLKGLINHRLVEQACQKRKIQVTAQDMDVEVMRAASIGVKPRADGKPDLEAWRKYVMEEQDMTWEVYLHEVIWPEVALKKLVGDKIQVSEEDLHKGFDANYGPRVRVRAIVLNHQRRAQEVWELARKIPAIEKLAKRPAEKLAGGVWVEPSPEVKAAIDEAAKQFGKLAAQYSIEAGSNALEGEVPPIQRFSGRPLLEQEAFSLRAGEMSGIVQLGEKFVILFCEGRTKPVGAKFEEVRQQIADDVRDKKLRVEMAEEFAKIQDAATIDNYLAGTTQTGKQDERAMFQRTGAEMPVDPNVPRGSHAGPAPSRLPTGMKPGASPTTPLLK
- a CDS encoding glycerophosphodiester phosphodiesterase family protein, whose protein sequence is MTSYTPIAGVMRMERVAVVAHRGASRVAPENTLPAFQVAVQWGVDMVEFDYLHTADQVPVAFHDEDLDRLTDARARWGGEKIPLATKTLAELKTLDAGSWLGPQFAGTRIPTLEEALDAILAGSLPLIERKAGDAATFVDLVNRRHCVASVAVMAFDWDYLRECRRLSPTLVLGALGEHDISAAQLDEMQSFGAAFAGWNNKHLTKAHVDALHERGLRASVWTVDDPGRAKELVSFGVDMITSNVPDVIKAAIAGLRKG